A DNA window from Mycolicibacter hiberniae contains the following coding sequences:
- the lnt gene encoding apolipoprotein N-acyltransferase — translation MAENGEPAGSAPTADHGGGEPARTGPNRAERLALAAADRWAQLAAAVGAGMLLRSSFPPLNWWWAAILAFAALSWVLIRRETTVAGGFGYGLLCGLALYLPLLPWVGGLVGSLPWLVLALTCALFPALFGAAAVVVRSLPGWPIWFALLWAAQEWAKSVFPFGGFPWGGVGYGQTAGPLLPLVALGGVPLLSTGVALLGCAGTALTMEIVRWVRNPPAPGRDQRPPAVLVPGLCICLVMLTAVVVWPGVRRSGAGAGDDPAITVAVVQGNVPRLGLDFNAQRREVLDYHVRETLRLADDVAAGRAPQPLFVIWPENASDIDPVTNSDAAQQITAAAQAIDAPILVGTVRAAAGWSPQNPVASNSVLVWDPRTGPGDSHDKRIVQPFGEYLPWRGFFRRLSGYADRAGYFVPGHGDGVVHVAGVPVGVATCWEVIFDRAPRQSVLAGAQMLAVPTNNATFDETMSEQQLAFARVRAVEHNRYVVVAGTTGISAVIAPDGRELARTAFFEPAYLDGHLRLKTALTPATRWGPALQWVLVGAAVAALLAGIRQNGNFMRDRFGRRHFKRGRTGADAKNGRSGADE, via the coding sequence ATGGCTGAGAACGGCGAACCGGCCGGGTCGGCTCCCACCGCCGATCACGGTGGTGGGGAACCCGCCCGGACCGGACCGAACCGGGCCGAAAGGCTGGCCCTCGCCGCCGCGGACCGCTGGGCGCAGTTGGCCGCCGCGGTGGGCGCCGGCATGCTGTTGCGCTCCAGCTTTCCTCCGCTGAACTGGTGGTGGGCCGCAATCCTGGCCTTCGCCGCGCTGAGCTGGGTGCTGATCCGCCGGGAGACCACCGTCGCCGGCGGCTTCGGGTACGGCCTGCTGTGCGGCCTGGCCCTGTATCTGCCGCTGCTTCCCTGGGTGGGTGGGCTGGTCGGCTCGCTGCCGTGGCTGGTGCTGGCACTGACGTGCGCGCTGTTTCCCGCGCTGTTCGGTGCAGCGGCTGTCGTGGTGCGCTCCCTGCCCGGTTGGCCGATCTGGTTCGCGCTGCTGTGGGCCGCGCAGGAGTGGGCGAAGTCGGTCTTCCCGTTCGGCGGATTCCCTTGGGGCGGAGTCGGATACGGCCAGACCGCCGGACCGTTGCTGCCCCTGGTCGCCCTCGGCGGGGTGCCCCTGCTGTCGACCGGCGTGGCGCTGCTCGGATGCGCCGGCACCGCCCTGACCATGGAGATCGTGCGGTGGGTGCGCAATCCACCGGCGCCCGGTCGCGACCAGCGCCCACCGGCGGTTCTGGTACCCGGCCTGTGTATCTGCCTGGTGATGCTGACCGCTGTCGTGGTGTGGCCCGGCGTTCGTCGTTCCGGTGCCGGGGCCGGCGACGACCCGGCGATCACGGTGGCCGTCGTGCAGGGCAACGTGCCCAGGCTCGGGCTGGACTTCAACGCCCAGCGCCGCGAGGTGCTGGACTACCACGTCCGTGAAACCCTGCGGCTGGCCGACGATGTCGCGGCGGGACGCGCCCCGCAGCCACTGTTCGTCATCTGGCCGGAGAACGCCTCCGACATCGATCCGGTGACCAACAGCGACGCCGCCCAGCAGATCACCGCCGCCGCGCAGGCGATCGACGCCCCCATCCTGGTGGGCACCGTACGCGCCGCTGCCGGGTGGAGCCCGCAGAACCCGGTGGCGTCGAATTCGGTGCTGGTGTGGGATCCGCGCACCGGCCCGGGGGACAGCCACGACAAGCGGATCGTCCAGCCGTTCGGGGAGTACCTGCCGTGGCGCGGGTTCTTCCGCCGGCTCTCCGGCTACGCGGACCGGGCCGGGTATTTCGTTCCCGGCCACGGTGACGGGGTGGTGCATGTCGCCGGTGTCCCGGTCGGGGTCGCCACCTGTTGGGAGGTGATCTTCGATCGCGCGCCGCGTCAGTCGGTGCTCGCCGGCGCCCAGATGCTGGCTGTGCCCACCAACAACGCCACCTTCGACGAGACGATGAGCGAACAACAACTGGCGTTCGCCCGGGTCCGTGCGGTCGAGCACAACCGCTACGTGGTGGTCGCCGGCACCACCGGGATCAGCGCGGTGATCGCTCCCGACGGCCGGGAGCTGGCGCGCACCGCCTTCTTCGAACCCGCCTATCTGGACGGCCACCTGCGCCTCAAGACCGCACTGACGCCCGCGACACGGTGGGGGCCGGCGCTGCAGTGGGTGCTGGTTGGCGCAGCCGTTGCTGCCCTGCTGGCCGGCATACGGCAAAATGGAAACTTCATGCGCGATCGGTTTGGCCGACGCCATTTCAAGCGGGGCCGCACCGGCGCCGATGCGAAGAACGGGAGGAGCGGCGCCGATGAATGA
- a CDS encoding amidohydrolase, with amino-acid sequence MAVRGELVVWLGSDELGREQFPQAEVVELDGALVTPAFVDSHVHLTETGLCHVGLDLRPATSAQHCLQLIADYAAAHPGEPIRGHGWDESGWPDARVPDTAAIDAAVGDRPAYLSRADVHSALASTALRNLVPSSTADPAAPLTGDAHHRVRAASGRLLTAAQRAEARAAALAAAAAAGVVAVHECAGPDIGGADDWRELRAVCDNGSGVEVIGYWGEAVRSADRARELIADTGARGLGGDLFVDGALGSRTAWLHEPYADAPGCTGVRHLDADAVTAHLRACTEAGVTAGFHVIGDAAVSSVVAALEQVVDRYGVAAVARCGHRLEHLEMVSAEQAAKLGAWGVIASMQPAFDARWGGADGMYAQRLGAERAAGLNPFALLASQGVPLAFGSDSPVTGLDPWAAVRAAAHHRTPGSAISMRAAFGASTRGGWRAAGVNDGITGTLVPGAPASYAVWETGRLAVQAPRDTVQRWSTDPRARVPALPVLDAGASPRCRRTVHRGVVLYG; translated from the coding sequence ATGGCAGTCCGCGGCGAGCTGGTGGTCTGGCTGGGCAGCGACGAGCTCGGTCGGGAACAGTTCCCGCAGGCCGAGGTGGTCGAACTCGACGGTGCATTGGTCACCCCGGCGTTCGTCGACAGCCACGTGCACCTCACCGAGACCGGGCTGTGCCATGTCGGGCTGGATCTTCGGCCGGCAACCTCGGCGCAGCACTGCCTGCAACTGATCGCCGACTACGCCGCCGCCCACCCCGGGGAGCCGATCCGCGGACACGGCTGGGACGAATCCGGCTGGCCGGACGCCCGGGTCCCCGACACCGCCGCCATCGACGCCGCGGTGGGGGACCGGCCGGCCTACCTGTCGCGGGCGGACGTCCACTCGGCGCTGGCATCCACCGCGCTGCGCAACCTGGTGCCGTCGAGCACGGCCGATCCGGCTGCGCCGCTGACCGGTGATGCCCACCATCGGGTCCGGGCCGCGTCGGGACGGTTGCTCACCGCCGCGCAACGCGCCGAAGCCCGGGCGGCGGCGCTGGCTGCCGCCGCCGCGGCCGGGGTCGTCGCGGTTCACGAGTGCGCCGGCCCGGACATCGGCGGCGCCGACGACTGGCGCGAGTTGCGAGCCGTGTGCGACAACGGCAGCGGCGTCGAAGTCATCGGCTACTGGGGCGAAGCGGTCCGCAGCGCCGATCGGGCGCGCGAGCTGATCGCCGACACCGGCGCTCGCGGGCTCGGCGGCGACCTTTTCGTCGACGGCGCCCTGGGCTCGCGCACCGCCTGGCTGCATGAGCCCTACGCCGATGCCCCCGGCTGCACCGGGGTGCGCCATCTGGACGCCGACGCGGTCACCGCACACCTGCGGGCCTGTACCGAAGCCGGCGTCACCGCCGGGTTCCACGTCATCGGCGACGCCGCGGTGTCCTCGGTGGTGGCCGCGCTGGAGCAGGTGGTGGACCGGTACGGGGTGGCTGCGGTCGCCCGCTGCGGCCATCGGCTGGAGCACCTGGAGATGGTCAGCGCCGAGCAGGCCGCCAAGCTGGGCGCCTGGGGCGTGATCGCGAGCATGCAACCGGCTTTCGACGCGCGCTGGGGCGGCGCGGACGGCATGTACGCCCAGCGCCTGGGCGCCGAGCGAGCCGCCGGGCTGAACCCTTTCGCGCTGTTAGCATCCCAAGGCGTGCCCCTCGCGTTCGGTTCCGACAGCCCGGTCACCGGCCTGGATCCCTGGGCCGCGGTGCGCGCCGCTGCGCACCATCGCACGCCGGGCAGCGCGATTTCGATGCGGGCGGCATTCGGCGCCTCGACTCGCGGCGGCTGGCGGGCCGCCGGTGTCAACGACGGCATCACCGGCACCTTGGTCCCCGGAGCGCCGGCGTCCTACGCGGTCTGGGAGACGGGCAGGCTGGCCGTGCAGGCGCCCCGCGACACCGTCCAGCGATGGTCGACCGATCCCCGCGCGCGGGTGCCCGCGTTGCCGGTGCTCGACGCCGGAGCCAGCCCCCGATGCCGTCGCACGGTCCACCGCGGGGTGGTTCTGTATGGCTGA
- a CDS encoding FxsA family protein has translation MSAVLRICGLYVLVEVAVIAAMIWALGFGWTALLLAATGLAGLVLATAQVKRQLRRLRRPAVPGVLADSGLVTAGTMLVLVPGPVTTLAGMLLLAPPTRAAARPLLGTVAATALGRHAPLVAAATVGRQWYRSRRTGDYIDGEYIDAQFVDVTDTGGRALPVA, from the coding sequence ATGAGCGCTGTGCTGCGGATCTGCGGTCTCTACGTCCTGGTCGAGGTTGCGGTGATCGCCGCGATGATCTGGGCGTTGGGCTTCGGCTGGACGGCATTGCTGCTGGCCGCCACCGGCTTGGCCGGACTGGTGCTGGCCACCGCGCAGGTCAAGCGTCAGCTCCGCCGGCTGCGCCGGCCCGCCGTCCCGGGCGTGCTCGCCGACAGCGGGCTGGTGACCGCCGGCACCATGCTGGTGCTGGTCCCGGGGCCGGTGACCACGCTGGCCGGCATGCTGCTGCTGGCACCCCCGACCCGGGCGGCCGCACGCCCGCTGTTGGGCACGGTGGCCGCCACGGCACTGGGCCGGCACGCCCCGCTGGTGGCCGCGGCCACCGTCGGGCGGCAGTGGTACCGCAGCCGGCGCACCGGCGACTACATCGACGGCGAGTACATCGACGCCCAATTCGTCGACGTCACCGACACCGGCGGGCGGGCCCTTCCGGTCGCCTGA
- a CDS encoding dienelactone hydrolase family protein: MTTIDVEAPEGPVQALLDVPQGSGPWPGVVLVHDAIGYGRDMRAVSRRVAAGDRLRAVAEKHHIPHDIKVYRDAGHSFANRLPAQPLLRIAGYGYNEAAAADAWNRVFAFFAQHLRPGA, from the coding sequence ATGACAACGATCGATGTCGAGGCACCCGAAGGACCTGTGCAGGCCCTGCTGGATGTTCCGCAGGGGTCCGGGCCGTGGCCCGGTGTGGTGCTCGTCCATGATGCGATCGGTTACGGCAGAGACATGCGGGCCGTTTCCCGGCGGGTCGCCGCCGGCGACCGGTTACGCGCCGTGGCCGAGAAGCACCACATCCCCCATGACATCAAGGTGTACCGCGACGCCGGGCACAGCTTCGCCAATCGGCTGCCGGCCCAGCCGCTGCTGCGCATCGCCGGGTACGGATACAACGAGGCCGCGGCCGCCGATGCCTGGAACCGGGTGTTCGCCTTCTTCGCCCAGCACCTGAGGCCCGGCGCCTGA
- the ric gene encoding iron-sulfur cluster repair di-iron protein — protein sequence MAAYTGEQILGDIVTADPSTTRILSRFGIDFCCHGRRRLADACAADGVDAGELLAALNAGEPGRPADWAGYDDVSLIAHIVSTHHRFLWDEFPRLTELVAKVARVHGPRHGELIGVREVFHRLREEMESHLRREETLLFPQISLHAGRPNQALPDHVRAELSGNQDEHDRCGDLLAELRALTGGYAVPADACASYTAMLAGLADLESDIHLHVHKENNVLFPRVLAAAGDRD from the coding sequence ATGGCCGCCTACACGGGAGAGCAGATTCTCGGCGACATCGTCACCGCCGATCCGTCGACCACCCGCATCCTCAGCCGTTTCGGGATCGACTTCTGCTGCCACGGCCGGCGTCGCCTGGCCGATGCATGTGCCGCCGACGGAGTCGATGCCGGTGAACTGCTGGCGGCACTCAACGCCGGCGAACCGGGTCGGCCGGCCGACTGGGCCGGCTACGACGATGTGTCGCTGATCGCCCATATCGTCAGCACCCACCACCGGTTCCTGTGGGATGAGTTCCCCCGGCTGACCGAGTTGGTCGCCAAAGTGGCGCGGGTGCACGGCCCCCGGCACGGCGAGTTGATCGGCGTCCGCGAGGTCTTCCATAGGCTGCGGGAAGAGATGGAGTCGCACCTGCGCCGCGAGGAGACCCTGCTGTTTCCCCAGATCAGCCTGCACGCCGGGCGTCCGAACCAGGCCCTGCCGGACCATGTGCGTGCCGAGCTGTCCGGCAATCAGGACGAACACGATCGGTGCGGTGACCTGCTGGCCGAACTGCGTGCGCTCACCGGCGGCTACGCGGTCCCGGCGGACGCCTGCGCCAGCTACACCGCGATGCTGGCCGGCCTGGCCGACTTGGAGTCCGACATCCACCTGCACGTGCACAAGGAGAACAACGTGCTGTTCCCGCGGGTCCTGGCCGCGGCCGGCGATCGCGACTGA
- a CDS encoding PPOX class F420-dependent oxidoreductase: MAPTFAQIAKSEYLLLTTFTKDGRPKPTPVWAAPDGDRLLVITQESSWKVKRIRNNPRVTLAECDVRGRPKGEAVEAVATVLDKSHTGEVYDAIGKRYKLFGRVFTLFSKLRGGMRTNVGLALTPGDATA; encoded by the coding sequence ATGGCACCCACTTTCGCCCAGATCGCCAAGTCTGAGTATCTGCTCCTGACCACCTTCACCAAAGACGGTCGTCCCAAACCGACTCCGGTATGGGCCGCGCCCGACGGCGACCGCCTGTTGGTCATCACCCAGGAATCCTCCTGGAAGGTCAAGCGGATTCGTAACAACCCGCGCGTCACTCTGGCGGAATGCGACGTCCGTGGCCGCCCCAAAGGCGAGGCCGTCGAGGCCGTTGCCACCGTCTTGGACAAGTCGCACACCGGTGAGGTCTACGACGCGATCGGCAAGCGCTACAAGCTCTTCGGCCGGGTGTTCACCCTCTTCAGCAAGCTGCGAGGCGGCATGCGCACCAACGTCGGTCTGGCACTGACCCCGGGCGACGCCACCGCGTAG
- a CDS encoding SDR family NAD(P)-dependent oxidoreductase, with protein MNDTVDGPVVIFGGRSEIGIELAKRLAPGATVVLAARSSDRLDAEIAVVRAAGAVAVHPVEFDADDLAGHGPLVQSLIAEHGPIGTAVLAFGILGDQARAESDAAHAVAVVHTDFVAQISLLTHLASAMRAAGRGRVVVFSSVAGVRVRRANYVYGSAKAGLDGFAAGLADALHGTGVRLLVVRPGFVVGRMTAGMRPAPLASTAPQVADAAARALRKGRRTVWVPWALQPLFAGLRLLPQTVWRRMPR; from the coding sequence GTGAACGACACGGTTGACGGGCCGGTGGTGATTTTCGGGGGCCGCAGTGAGATCGGCATCGAGCTGGCGAAGCGGCTCGCGCCGGGGGCCACGGTGGTGCTGGCGGCCCGATCCAGCGACCGGCTCGACGCCGAGATCGCGGTGGTGCGTGCCGCGGGGGCGGTCGCGGTGCATCCGGTGGAGTTCGACGCCGACGATCTGGCCGGGCACGGCCCGCTGGTGCAGTCGCTGATCGCCGAACACGGCCCGATCGGGACCGCCGTGCTGGCCTTCGGGATCCTGGGGGATCAGGCCCGCGCGGAGTCCGACGCCGCACATGCGGTGGCTGTCGTGCACACCGACTTCGTCGCTCAGATCAGCTTGCTCACCCACCTGGCCTCGGCGATGCGCGCCGCCGGCCGGGGCCGCGTCGTGGTGTTCTCCTCGGTGGCGGGTGTGCGGGTACGCCGGGCCAACTATGTCTACGGTTCGGCCAAAGCCGGCCTCGACGGCTTTGCCGCCGGATTGGCCGACGCACTGCACGGCACGGGGGTGCGCCTGTTGGTTGTGCGCCCGGGATTCGTCGTCGGCCGGATGACGGCGGGGATGCGTCCGGCACCGCTGGCCAGCACGGCGCCCCAGGTGGCAGACGCGGCGGCCCGGGCACTGCGTAAGGGCCGACGCACGGTGTGGGTGCCGTGGGCGCTGCAGCCACTGTTCGCCGGGCTGCGACTGCTGCCGCAGACGGTGTGGCGCAGAATGCCGCGTTAA
- a CDS encoding F420-dependent biliverdin reductase gives MANATTRLTSDALAFLTERHLAMLTTLRTDNSPHVVAVGFTFDPKTHIARVITSGGSQKALNAERAGIAVLSQVDGARWLSLEGSATVNDTPAAVRDAELRYAQRYRTPRVNPQRVVIEVQVERVLGSSDLLDRGTR, from the coding sequence ATGGCGAACGCGACTACCCGACTGACCAGCGATGCGTTGGCGTTTCTCACCGAACGTCACCTGGCGATGCTGACTACCCTGCGGACCGACAACTCGCCGCACGTGGTGGCCGTGGGCTTCACCTTCGATCCGAAGACCCACATCGCCCGGGTGATCACCAGCGGGGGTTCGCAGAAGGCCCTCAACGCCGAACGTGCCGGGATCGCCGTGCTGAGTCAGGTGGACGGCGCGCGCTGGTTGTCCCTGGAAGGCAGCGCGACGGTCAATGACACGCCGGCCGCGGTTCGCGACGCCGAACTGCGTTACGCCCAGCGGTACCGCACGCCGCGGGTGAACCCGCAACGCGTGGTGATCGAAGTCCAGGTGGAGCGGGTCCTGGGTTCTTCCGACCTGCTCGACCGCGGCACCCGCTAG
- a CDS encoding M24 family metallopeptidase, with protein MCVTSRFDSSVYAHRLSAAAAAAADAGLAGLVITPGYDLRYLIGSRAQTFERLTALVLPASGPPTIVVPRLELAALRESAVADLGVAVRDWVDGQDPYRMVGEALGAAGAGAVVAVTDSMPALHLLPLADVLGATPILATAVLRELRMVKDPSEIDALRKAGAAIDRVHARVPEFLVPGRTEADVAADIAAAILAEGHSEVAFVIVGSGPNGADPHHECSDRELQAGDIVVIDIGGPVEPGYHSDSTRTYSIGEPDPVVAQNYSVLQQAQRAAVASVRPGVSAEQVDAAARDVLAEAGLAEYFVHRTGHGIGLSVHEEPYIVAGNAEQLRPGMAFSVEPGIYFPGAWGARIEDIVIVTADGVEPLNHRPHDLVVVPVRSPQG; from the coding sequence GTGTGCGTGACTTCCCGGTTCGACAGCAGCGTTTACGCCCACCGATTGTCCGCCGCGGCTGCCGCCGCCGCCGATGCCGGGCTGGCCGGGCTGGTGATCACCCCCGGTTACGACCTGCGCTACCTGATCGGGTCGCGGGCTCAGACTTTCGAGCGCCTGACCGCCCTGGTGCTCCCGGCATCCGGTCCGCCCACCATCGTGGTGCCGCGCTTGGAACTGGCGGCGCTCCGTGAGTCCGCGGTGGCCGATCTGGGCGTGGCGGTGCGTGATTGGGTCGACGGCCAAGACCCCTACCGGATGGTGGGCGAAGCGCTGGGTGCGGCAGGTGCGGGGGCGGTGGTCGCGGTCACCGATTCGATGCCGGCCCTGCACCTGCTGCCGCTGGCCGACGTGCTCGGCGCCACCCCCATCTTGGCGACCGCGGTCCTTCGTGAGCTGCGAATGGTCAAGGACCCCAGCGAGATCGATGCCCTGCGCAAGGCCGGTGCGGCCATTGACCGGGTGCACGCCCGGGTGCCGGAGTTCTTGGTGCCCGGCCGCACCGAAGCCGATGTCGCCGCCGACATCGCCGCGGCGATCCTGGCCGAAGGGCATTCGGAGGTGGCTTTCGTGATCGTGGGCTCGGGTCCCAACGGCGCCGACCCGCACCATGAGTGCTCGGACCGGGAACTTCAAGCCGGCGATATCGTCGTCATCGACATCGGCGGTCCGGTTGAGCCGGGTTACCATTCCGACTCGACCAGGACCTACAGCATCGGTGAGCCTGATCCGGTTGTCGCACAAAATTATTCGGTGCTACAGCAGGCGCAGCGCGCCGCGGTGGCCAGTGTTCGACCGGGAGTGAGCGCCGAGCAGGTCGACGCCGCGGCGCGCGACGTACTGGCCGAGGCGGGCCTGGCGGAATACTTTGTGCACCGCACCGGACACGGTATCGGCCTCTCGGTGCACGAAGAGCCCTACATCGTCGCCGGCAATGCCGAGCAGCTTCGGCCGGGCATGGCGTTCTCGGTCGAACCCGGAATCTATTTTCCCGGCGCATGGGGTGCCCGTATCGAAGACATCGTGATCGTCACCGCCGACGGGGTGGAGCCCCTGAACCACCGGCCGCATGACCTGGTGGTGGTCCCGGTGCGGTCACCGCAGGGCTAG
- a CDS encoding 5'-3' exonuclease, which produces MTAPVLLLDGASMWFRSYFGVPSSITSPDGRPVNAVRGFFDSVATLITRQQPARLVVCLDLDWRPQWRVDLIDSYKAHRVAEEVPGDADTPDVEEVPDELSPQVEMIGELLDAFGIATGGAPHYEADDVLGTLAAAERSAPVVVVSGDRDLLQVVAVEPVEVSVLYLGRGLARATLFGPNEVAQQYGLPAGRAGAAYAEMALLRGDPSDGLPGVPGIGEKTAAALLTQYGSLEAVLAAADDAQSAMARGVRAKLQAARDYIAAAAPVVRVATDAPVTLSTASDILPRAAADPARVAELAAHLGVGSSIARLQRALDALPD; this is translated from the coding sequence ATGACTGCTCCCGTGCTGCTGCTCGACGGTGCCAGTATGTGGTTCCGTTCCTACTTCGGGGTACCGTCCTCGATCACTTCACCCGACGGACGGCCGGTGAACGCGGTGCGCGGCTTCTTCGACTCGGTGGCCACCCTGATCACCCGCCAGCAGCCCGCGCGGCTGGTGGTCTGTCTGGATCTGGACTGGCGGCCGCAGTGGCGGGTGGACCTGATCGACTCCTACAAGGCCCATCGGGTGGCCGAGGAAGTCCCCGGCGACGCCGATACGCCCGATGTCGAGGAGGTTCCCGACGAGCTGAGCCCGCAGGTGGAGATGATCGGCGAGTTGCTGGACGCGTTCGGGATCGCCACCGGCGGCGCGCCGCACTACGAAGCCGACGATGTGCTGGGCACCTTGGCGGCGGCCGAGCGAAGCGCCCCAGTGGTCGTCGTCAGCGGCGACCGCGACCTCCTGCAGGTGGTGGCCGTCGAGCCCGTCGAGGTCTCGGTGCTCTACCTGGGCCGCGGATTGGCACGGGCGACCCTGTTCGGCCCGAACGAGGTGGCACAGCAATACGGTTTGCCGGCCGGCCGCGCCGGGGCCGCCTACGCCGAGATGGCCCTGCTGCGCGGAGACCCCTCCGACGGGCTGCCGGGGGTGCCCGGCATCGGTGAGAAGACCGCGGCTGCGCTGTTGACCCAGTACGGATCGCTGGAAGCGGTGCTGGCCGCGGCCGACGACGCGCAGTCCGCCATGGCCCGAGGTGTTCGGGCCAAGCTGCAGGCGGCGCGGGACTACATCGCCGCCGCAGCACCGGTGGTACGGGTGGCCACCGATGCCCCGGTCACACTGTCCACGGCCTCGGACATCCTGCCGCGCGCGGCCGCCGACCCGGCGCGAGTCGCCGAACTGGCGGCGCACCTGGGGGTGGGATCCTCGATCGCCCGCCTGCAGCGGGCGCTCGACGCGTTACCGGACTGA
- a CDS encoding DUF4333 domain-containing protein, which produces MSGPQGYDPTQPWQPPQPGQPEDQPGTGQGPATGAEQQWQPPAYTPQQYPQYPQQGYPSAPQQYPGYPQPEQYGQPAPAPYGQPGPYGQPAAPYGQYGQPGPYGQPAAPYGQYPPQPGQFPAPGTATKRPSAVVGSTLAASVAIAVLVLLVLGFWKPGFFVTTKLDIDKAQEGVQQILADQTNGYGAKNVKDVRCNNGQSPVVKQGDTFTCEVSIDGTKRQVTVTFQDNSGTYEVGRPK; this is translated from the coding sequence ATGAGCGGACCGCAGGGATACGACCCCACGCAACCGTGGCAGCCTCCGCAGCCTGGCCAGCCCGAGGACCAGCCGGGCACCGGGCAGGGTCCCGCAACCGGCGCCGAGCAGCAGTGGCAGCCTCCGGCCTACACGCCGCAGCAGTACCCGCAATACCCTCAGCAGGGCTATCCGTCGGCGCCGCAGCAGTATCCCGGCTACCCGCAGCCCGAACAGTACGGTCAGCCGGCTCCGGCTCCGTACGGGCAGCCCGGCCCCTATGGTCAGCCGGCTGCTCCCTACGGTCAGTACGGCCAGCCCGGCCCGTACGGTCAGCCGGCTGCTCCCTACGGTCAGTACCCGCCGCAGCCGGGCCAGTTCCCCGCGCCGGGGACCGCCACCAAGCGCCCGTCCGCGGTGGTCGGCAGCACGCTCGCCGCATCCGTCGCCATCGCAGTGCTGGTGCTGCTGGTGCTGGGTTTCTGGAAGCCCGGTTTCTTCGTGACCACCAAGCTCGACATCGACAAGGCCCAGGAGGGCGTGCAGCAGATCCTGGCCGACCAGACCAACGGCTACGGCGCGAAGAACGTCAAGGACGTCCGGTGCAACAACGGACAGAGCCCGGTGGTCAAGCAGGGCGACACCTTCACCTGCGAGGTCAGCATCGACGGCACCAAACGCCAGGTGACCGTCACCTTCCAGGACAACTCGGGCACCTACGAGGTCGGTCGGCCCAAGTAG